DNA sequence from the Coffea eugenioides isolate CCC68of chromosome 9, Ceug_1.0, whole genome shotgun sequence genome:
GTTAAAACTTTACTAAGGAAAAACCCATTGGGACAAAaaccctagtgaaggaaaaagagtacactattcttgtgtattaatttctccccctgatgcaaacatcatttgagatcttttaatcgTCGCATTCCAATACTCTTCACCAATTTCTCAAATGTTGCAGTTGGCAGTGCCTTGGTAAATAAATCTACCAGATTATTATCTGATCGGATTTGTTGCACATCAATTTCACCAAtcttttgcaaatcatgagtaaaaaagaattttggtgaaatatgtTTTGTCCTATCTCCTTTAATATATCCTCCTTTCAATTGGGCTATACAAACTGCATTATCTTCATATAATAtagttggaggattttctttttCGAAGGATAACCCACAACTCTTTCGAATATAGTGGATCATTGATCTTAACCAAACACATTCTCGACTGGTTTCATGAATTGCTATTATTTCAGCATGATTCGATGAAGTGGCAGCTAATGATTGTCTTGTAGATCGCCAAGAAATGGTTGTACCTCCATATGTAAATAGATAGCCAGTCTGAAATCTTGCTTTATGCAGGTCAGATAAATACCCAGCATCAGCATAACCAACCAATTCAGGTTTggatttatttgaataaaataaaccaaaatcaattgttCCTTAGAGATAgcgaaaaatatgtttaatacCATTCCAATGTCGTCTTGTGGGCGAGGATctaaatcttgctaataaattTACTACAAATGATATATCATGtcttgtacaattagcaagatacATTAGTGCACCAAttgcactgagatatggtatttcaggaccaagtatctcttcattttcctctCGTGGTCTAAAAGGATCCTTATTAGGATCTAATGATCTGACAACCATTGGGGTACTCAATGTATGTGCTTTATCCATTTAAAATCGTTTTAATACCTTCTGAGTATAAGcagtttggtggacaaaaattccacctttcaaatgctcaatttgtaaatcaaggcagaattttgtctttccaaaatctttgatctcaaattcttttctcaaatattcaacactattttgaatctcttcaggagttccaattaaatttagatcatcaacatataccgcaattatcacaaaatttgatccatttttcttgataaaaacacatgGATATATTGGATCATTGGTATAACCTTCTTTAGTTAGACATTCATTGAGGcggttataccacatacgtccaGATTGTTTGAGCCCATACAAAGAtctttgtaatttaatagaataaatatctttaggagttgatttgcatgcttcaggcatgttgaatccttctgggattctcatataaatattattttcaagATTTCCATATGAATATGCAGTAACAACGTCCATTAGACgcatatctaatttttcatgtactgcaaaactcacaagatatctaaatgtgatagcatccactacaggtgaatacgtttcatcataatcaaatccagGCCTTTATGAAAATCCTTGGGCTACAAGTCTAGCTTTATacctcacaatttcatttttctcatttcattttctcacaaatacccatttatatcctACTGGTTTTACACCTTCAGATGTTTGGACCACAGGTTCAAAAACTTTCCTTTTAACCAGTGAGTCCAATTCAGATTGGATCGCATCTTTCCATTTTGGCCAATTATTTCTACGTCGACATTCATCAACCGATCTAGACTCATGATTCTCGTCCTCTGccataatatcaagtgctacgttatatgcaaaaatattatcaataattatttttttttggttccaaCTTTTTCTTGAAGTAccaaaatttattgaattttctataatttcgTTTTCTTCAAGAATTGGCTCTTTAGGAGCGACCTTTTCAGgaggttgaattttgtcacTAATTATTGATTCATctactcctcttttctttcaagaatttttatttttggaatcAAGAGGTCTCCCACGCTTCAAGCGTGCTTTAGACTCATTTAGCACTTATAATTTGTCCTTCAGGGATATCAATTTTAACGGGAGCATTTTCAgcaggaatatgtgatttagtaACTCTTCTGGAGTCGTTAAATGCATCCGGTAATTGATTTGTAATTCTTTGCAAATGTATAATCCTTTGAACTTCTAGTTCACATTCTTTAGTACGAGAATCAAGGAAATTCAACGATTTTTTCCAAGTAATTTCCTTTTTAGGTTGATTTTTATCTCCCCCTAATGTCGAAAAATATGATTCATCAAAATGGCAATCTGCAAATCTCGCAGTAAATAAATCACCTGTCAATGGTTCCATATACTTAATAATTGAAGGTGATTCATATCCGACATATATCCTCAATCTTCTTTGGGGGACCAATTTACTACGTTGGGGCGGTGCAATCGGGACATATACCGTACAACCAAATATTCGTAAATGAGAAATATTGGGCTCATAACCAAAAATTAATTGTAGGGGAGAATAAGTATGATAACTTGTCGGCCTAATTCTCACAAATGTTGCTGCATGTAAAATGGCATGTCCCCAAGCAGATGAAGGAAGTTTAGATCTCATCAACAATGGTCTAGCAATTAATTGTAGCCGTTTAATAAGTGATTCGGCTAGACCATTTTGTGTGTGAACATAAACTACAGGATGTTCAACAGTTATTCCAATGGATATACAATAATCGTCAAAAGCATGTGACGAATATTCACCAGCATTATCTAGACgaattttctttattggatAATTTGAAAATTGTGCTCGCAATTTAATTATTTGAGCAAACAATCTCGCAAACGCCAGGTTGCGAGTAGATAATAAACATACATGTGACCATCTAATTGATGCATCAATTAACACCATAAAATAGCGAAATGGTCCACATGGTGGATCTACAGGCCCACATATATCACCATGAATTCTTTCTAGAAATGTAGGTGATTCAGTCCCAATTTTAGTTGGTGATggtctaataattaatttcccTTGAGAACAAGCAACACAAAAGAATTCATTGGCTTTTAAtactttttgatttttcaatgagTGGCTATGTGAATTTTTAATTATTCGTCTCATCATTATAGATCCGAGATGTCCGAGACGATCAtgccaaaccataaaatcattaGGAAGAGTAGACTTCTGGTCTATTAggtgatgaatttcaattgcaCTAATTTGTGCATAATATAAcccagaagaaaaagaaggtaaTTTTTCTACTACACATTTTTTCCTAGAAATGATACttgtgattaataaaaattcaccatttgtcTCAGTCATTGTCTCGATATGATATCTATTTTCGCGAATATCTTTAAAATTTAATAAGTTTCTCCGAGACTTGGGAGAGAATAGTGCATTATTTACAATAATTTTAGTCCCTTCAGGGAGAAATATAATGGCTTTTCCGGAGCCTTCAATCAATTTTGCACTACCACTAATGGTATTAACATTTGTCTCTCCCATTTTCgaacaagaaaaatattttttattttttaatatggTGTGCATAGTAACACTATCAATGAGACAAATATCATCATCACCATTATTTAATCCCAAATATTTGACATCCATTTCTTCTTTAGgaagaaaatttcaaataaaaataaatattaataaagatACGAAAATAAATCTTCAATGGAAAGGAAATTATATGaaagatataaagcatcataaaaatatctaaataaTCATGAGATATTTGTTGACATCTTCAGGATGCTCAAAAAAATCGGCTACATCAAGGTGTGTCATATCAGCATCATCACCATCATCATAGTCATTCTTTTGATCAATGAAATTTGTCTCAACGCCTTTGTCTTTCTTGTTCAATGATGCTTGATAGAGGTTAACAAGATGTTTAGCCGTACGACAGGTACGGGACCAATGACCTTCCATACCACACCGGTagcatttttcttcataaatttttttttctccatttttctgaTCGTAGTTATTTTCCCTCTTTTGAGAAATATTTTGTTGTTTGCCCCGGTTATAATTTTCACGGGGCACAAATTTACTACGATCACGTCCACGGCCACGGCCTCCTCCATGGCCACCTCTACGACCACCTCCACAACTTcgaccaaaattttgaaattgggtCGCATTCGCTTCGGGGAATGGACTCACACCAGTTGGTCGGGACTCATGATTTTTCAGCaataattcattattttgttcaGCCAAGAGAAGACATGCgatagaatattttttaaatccttTCTCTCGATATTGCTGCTGCAGGAGCATGTTAGAGACATGAAAAGTAGAAAATGTTTTCTCTAACATATCTTTATCAGTGACTTTTTCGCCACATAATGGTAATTGAGAAGTGATTCTGAACATGGCTGAATTATATTCGTTGACAGATTTAAAATTTTGCACCCGTAAGTGAAGCCAATCATATCAGGCTTTTGGAAGAACGACCAACTTCAGGTGGTCGAATCTTTCTTTCAAATCTCGCCAAAGGACAAGAGGATCTTTGACAGTAAGATACTCTATTTTTAATCTTTCATCTAAATGATGACGAAGGAAAATCATAGCTTTGGCACAGTCTTGGTTTGAGGattcatttttttcaacaatAGTGTTACCAAGACCCATTGCCTCAAGATGAATTTCAACATCTAAAACCcatgataaataattttttccagaaatatTAAGAGGTACAAACTCTTGTGTTGTAAGATTAgccataagaaattgaaataagtttTTGAGTTAGAATTTTACCTTAGAATTTTCTTGAGCAGAATTTCGACAAAATCTAGTGCTTCATCTTTGTTTAATGTAGAGCCTCcgttttcaccttttgctcaaaagtagagatctcgtgctgataacgtgttgtaaaactaataaattACTATAATATGAATAgagatattagagaaagaagtagagaaaaGGAGAATGATATCTTTTTATTTCAACAAGATACAAAAGTACTCCAAAGGATCTCAATATACCCATATATATAGGCactacaagattaaaggtaTATAAATCCTATTAAACATCTACTACTACAATAATATGAAGAAACCTATGAAATggtttctccactacatgaatagatttatgagttgtaacttctatacataatgtagTTATAAATCATGAGTTAAAtctcttgggaatacaaagggacatccacatttttttgttatttcataaCAAAATTGGTTTATTCTCTCTCTCACACTTCTTCCCTTCTATTTTGCTCTATTTTCCACTTCCCTCTTTGCCCAAATTCCCGTTGGCCATTCCTTTTTGTCTAATATTCTTTCTCCAATTCAGGACCAAATTTTGTCTATCATTCCTTGCTGGTGTCTATCACCCTTCCtttctcttgttcttttttGTCTATCCCCATCTCCTTTTTCAAGTGTGATTAGgctcatcatttttttttcatttttgcaatTTCTTTTGGATCCTGGAGATTCTATGGTAGAGGATAGTTAGCTTGAGGATATTATCCCTTCATTGGTTTCTTCTATAGATAATCGATATTTGGAGGCAATGCCAACTTGTGATGAGGTGAAGTCTGTTGTATTTGAAATGAATGGAGAGAGTGTGGCTGGTCTGGATGGTTTCAATGGTTGTTTTTTCACTTCAACTTGGGATATTATTTGGAAGATGTGGTTAAAGCTGTAAAGATTCTTTTGCGGGAGCTGAACTTCTAGTTTCGTTTTCAGCTACTTTAGTATCTCTTATCCCTAAGGTATCTTCACCTTTATCCTTTTCTGAGTTTCGACCAATTAGTTTATGCAACTTTGTGTATAAGATTATTGCAAAATTATTGGCTGTGAGGTTAGAAAACATTTTACCAAGAATCATCTCCCCACAACAAAGTGCTTTTATTAAAGGTAGATTGATCTCTGATAATTTTTTGTTGGCACTAGTGTTATGATATTAATCGAAAGGTCAGGGGCTCAAATGTGATTCTTAAGTTGGATATGGCTAAGGTGTATGACCGGATGTCTTGGTTTTTGTTAATTTTAGTGATACGTATATTTGGTTTTGGGGAAGTAAAGTTGGATATGAATTGGCATATGATTTCTTCTCCaaagttttcaattttggtAAATAGAAGCCCTTTTGGTTTCTTTTCCGCTTCTCGTGGGATTCGGTAGGGGGGTCCATTGTTTCTTGCGCTTTTTATTATTGGTGCTGGGGTTCTTTCTCGGAGTCTTAATAAGTTGCTTGAAAATCCTAAATTTGTTCATTTTGCTATTCCTCTTGGTTGTCCGCATATCAGTCATTTGCATTATGCAGACGACATTCTAATTTTGTCTAATGCTGGAAAAAGTCTTTGAGATGTGTATTGGATGTTGTTCGACAATATCAAAGGATGTCTAGTCAACTTGTTAATGCACCTAAAAGTTGTTTTTTACTTGGCTCTAAGGCCTCTAAGTTGCGGGAAAAAATTATTTGTGAAGTAACGGGATTTTCATTTAAACTTTTCCCAATTAAGTACTTAGGATGTCCTTTGTTTGTGGGGagaaatttgaagaagtttTATTCAAAGTTATTGGATAAAATTCTGTTTCGGGTGAATTGTTGGATGAACAGGTTACTTTCCGTAGGGGGTAGGGTTATCTTGATTAAAAATGTTTTGGCATCATTTCCTTTGCACTTGCTAGCAATATTGACTCCACCTAAGGGGGTGCTATGTCAAATTGAAAAGATTTTTTCGAGTTTTTTATGGGGTAATGGTGTGTATGGTTCTAAATATCATTGGATTTCTTGGGCAGAGTTATGTTTCTCGGTGGATGAGAGTGGAGTAGATTTTAGATCGTTGCAAATGCTGGTTAGTAcctgaggatgctcacctcggcaACCCCCGCTTGGCCGAGGTGAACCCACCTCGTCCCTCATCGGAGCCCATCCGTGTCTTGGGCACATTCCCTAAGCTCGGATCGGATCCCTAGTCTGCCGTgtaggtgacctcggcaccttcacctcagctgcacgctgatgatgtcaaGCCACCTGACATCACC
Encoded proteins:
- the LOC113782318 gene encoding uncharacterized protein LOC113782318, with translation MFRITSQLPLCGEKVTDKDMLEKTFSTFHVSNMLLQQQYREKGFKKYSIACLLLAEQNNELLLKNHESRPTGVSPFPEANATQFQNFGRSCGGGRRGGHGGGRGRGRDRSKFVPRENYNRGKQQNISQKRENNYDQKNGEKKIYEEKCYRCGMEGHWSRTCRTAKHLVNLYQASLNKKDKGVETNFIDQKNDYDDGDDADMTHLDVADFFEHPEDVNKYLMII